One segment of Cherax quadricarinatus isolate ZL_2023a chromosome 60, ASM3850222v1, whole genome shotgun sequence DNA contains the following:
- the LOC128694519 gene encoding uncharacterized protein yields the protein MGKTLFLTITYSLLLNAWVESVRVLRFQEDGVASESVAVYQGSLSRSRELYSFTFCVRFKIFYLHQRGTLFFLYDSVKDRYWMLRGEVWVDKVRVAISHTWHFMPLDHQLWAFRFYHLCFTYNHTSFLIQTFIDGVMVRNGSYNVNRPALGDYAAVGNGQAIEESYSGDITQVNVWDSILSVTEIKKMAACQTDPQGNFITWEANWTLRNVTSYDMPLEKFCQQEVGNIYFWFPEVTDYTGQYVCEALGTHLPHISSLKDAEYLYKLSETMWPNSDHCPLYIWSPLNDKKEENVWVASYDKNLIDNSSYWSPDEPNGYRYENCAAVRKDGLIDDDCAWKRCALCTFTEPQRFSLLGSCEPELRNVYFVAYQEEYGGLIFRSYGSNHIKKVNGTWIYINAVQNYTIAKMEPFDPDFPMGRRWWQLEREVCDQESGGRRRMLLTPCRSDHYTCDDGTCIPHHYRCDLKYDCRDRSDELDCELILFPQDYHQNLPPRVPGKEDSKLPVIINVVIKSIDVQTVQMSMKLSYEIEMIWFDNRLQYYNLKSNASLNSPRLDTMMKLWSPLVKLLNTDTIDQALLAIDANTLIERRTAALGRDEGAAGEVDMYSGEDNPLSVSRKYSTVYACQFDLTLYPFDNQYCDIHLQIVSGQVSFLDVHSNSSVDYLGSEVLNEYKIGKVKVLLDKKYMPGEARVRVPMTRQFGNSILNIYIPSLILMVISYLTFFFRTSIFDVRVMVTLTALLVLATLFAQASNSLPNTSYFKMVDIWLLFCVGVTFLVIIFHILIDNQYFKDNKTTQVKPFALPAYSETHLMGLRGRCRWSPNLSVEQLEMVAKIFVFFLMITFMSTATFKQTCKQRKHFATFDDVFLFIDIPLKRWYHLCFVHNQLTSLIQTFLDGVQVKERYYNISRSAYGDQVMLGNGRASEESFSGDITQVNVWDKVLSKEDIQKMATCQIDPKGNFISWEAGWTLYNVSSYDMSLEKFCQREEANIYFWFPDTTDDTAQYLCEALGTHLPNVTSLDDAEFYYKLLETMWPDSNHCPVYIWSPLNDKKEENVWVASYDKNYIDNSSYWGPDEPNGYRYENCAAIQREGLIDDDCAWKRCSLCTFTEPQRFSLLGSCEPELRNVYFVAYQEEYGGLIFRSYGSNHIKKVNGTWIYINAVQNYTIAKMEPFDPDFPMGRRWWQLEREVCGQESGGRRRMLLTPCRSEHYTCDDGTCIPHHYRCDLKYDCRDRSDELDCELILFPQDYHQNLPPRVPGKEDSKLPVIINVVIKSIDVQTVQMSMKLSYEIEMIWFDNRLQYYNLKSNASLNSPRLDTMMKLWSPLVKLLNTDTIDQALLAIDANTLIERRTAALGRDEGAAGEG from the exons AAGTGTGGGTGGACAAGGTGAGAGTAGCCATCTCCCACACCTGGCACTTTATGCCCCTGGACCACCAACTGTGGGCCTTCAG GTTTTATCACCTCTGTTTTACCTACAACCACACCAGCTTCCTGATTCAGACCTTCATTGACGGAGTGATGGTAAGGAACGGTTCCTACAACGTCAACCGTCCAGCACTCGGCGATTACGCTGCTGTGGGTAATGGTCAAGCCATTGAGGAGAGTTACAGTGGAGACATAACTCAG GTTAACGTATGGGACAGTATACTGAGTGTCACAGAAATCAAGAAGATGGCAGCCTGTCAAACTGATCCCCAAGGGAACTTCATCACATGGGAGGCTAACTGGACACTCCGCAACGTAACCTCTTACGACATGCCACTGGAAAAATTTTGCCAGCAGGAAGTGGGTAACATTTATTTCTGGTTTCCAGAAGTCACGGATTATACGGGCCAGTACGTCTGTGAGGCCCTTGGCACCCACCTGCCACACATATCCAGCTTAAAGGACGCAGAATACCTATACAAGCTGTCGGAGACCATGTGGCCTAATAGTGACCATTGTCCTCTATACATCTGGAGTCCACTCAATGACAAAAAGGAAGAGAATGTGTGGGTAGCTTCATATGATAAGAATTTAATTGATAATTCTTCATACTGGTCACCAGACGAACCTAATGGTTATAGATATGAAAACTGTGCAGCAGTGCGAAAAGACGGCTTAATTGACGATGACTGCGCCTGGAAGAGATGTGCACTTTGTACATTTACTGAACCCCAGAGATTTTCCTTACTCGGCAGTTGTGAACCAGAACTCCGTAATGTTTACTTTGTGGCATATCAGGAGGAATATGGTGGCTTGATCTTCAGGAGCTACGGATCGAATCACATTAAGAAAGTGAATGGAACTTGGATATACATTAATGCAGTGCAAAACTACACCATAGCTAAAATGGAGCCATTTGATCCTGACTTTCCAATGGGTCGTAGATGGTGGCAGCTGGAGAGAGAAGTGTGTGACCAGGAAAGTGGTGGTCGACGTCGCATGCTGCTCACACCTTGTCGCTCTGATCATTATACATGTGACGACGGCACCTGCATCCCTCACCACTACCGGTGTGATCTTAAATATGACTGTAGAGATCGAAGTGACGAGCTGGATTGTGAACTCATCTTGTTCCCCCAAGACTACCATCAGAACTTGCCTCCGAGGGTGCCAGGGAAGGAAGACTCGAAGCTCCCTGTTATTATAAACGTTGTTATAAAATCTATAGACGTCCAAACAGTGCAAATGTCCATGAAATTATCTtatgaaatagagatgatttggtTTGATAACAGGCTTCAATATTATAATCTTAAATCAAATGCCAGTCTGAACAGCCCACGTCTAGACACAATGATGAAGTTGTGGTCCCCACTGGTGAAACTACTCAATACAGACACCATCGATCAAGCATTGTTGGCCATAGACGCCAACACTCTCATTGAAAGACGAACTGCAGCGTTGGGCAGGGACGAAGGTGCAGCGGGCGAAG TGGACATGTACTCAGGAGAAGACAATCCTTTATCAGTGAGCAGGAAGTACAGTACGGTCTACGCCTGCCAGTTCGACCTCACACTCTACCCTTTTGACAACCAGTATTGTGACATCCACCTTCAGATTGTGTCTGGCCAAGTGTCCTTCCTCGACGTCCACTCAAATTCCTCTGTTGACTACTTGGGAAGCGAAGTGCTCAATGAATATAAG ATCGGAAAAGTAAAGGTGCTGTTGGACAAGAAGTACATGCCTGGTGAGGCTCGGGTTCGTGTGCCCATGACGAGGCAGTTCGGTAACTCCATCCTCAACATCTACATTCCCTCTCTCATACTCATGGTCATCAGCTACCTCACCTTCTTCTTCAGAACCTCCATCTTCGACGTGCGTGTGATGGTCACCCTCACCGCCCTTCTTGTGCTTGCTACACTCTTCGCTCAG GCGTCAAATTCACTTCCTAATACGTCATACTTCAAGATGGTGGACATCTGGCTCTTATTCTGCGTGGGTGTCACCTTCCTAGTCATCATATTTCATATCCTGATTGATAACCAGTATTTCAAGGATAACAAGACAACCCAAGTAAAACCTTTTGCTTTGCCAGCGTATAGCGAGACCCATCTGATGGGACTACGCGGCCGCTGCCGCTGGTCACCAAATTTGTCGGTCGAGCAACTGGAGATGGTAGCCAAGATCTTCGTCTTCTTCCTCATGATCACATTCATG AGTACTGCGACCTTCAAACAGACATGTAAACAGAGAAAACACTTTGCTACTTTTGATGATGTGTTTCTGTTTATCGACATTCCATTAAAACG ATGGTACCATCTGTGCTTCGTTCATAACCAGCTCACCTCCCTGATTCAGACGTTCCTAGACGGAGTACAGGTGAAGGAGAGATACTACAACATTAGTCGGTCGGCATATGGTGACCAGGTGATGCTGGGCAACGGAAGGGCCTCTGAGGAAAGCTTCAGTGGAGACATCACCCAG GTCAACGTATGGGATAAAGTTCTAAGCAAGGAAGATATCCAGAAGATGGCAACCTGTCAAATTGATCCTAAGGGAAACTTCATCTCGTGGGAGGCTGGATGGACGCTCTACAATGTATCTTCTTACGACATGTCCCTGGAAAAATTTTGCCAGCGTGAAGAAGCTAATATATACTTTTGGTTTCCTGATACCACGGACGACACTGCTCAGTACCTGTGTGAGGCTCTGGGCACCCACCTGCCTAATGTTACCAGCTTAGATGATGCTGAATTTTACTACAAATTATTGGAGACCATGTGGCCGGACAGTAACCATTGTCCCGTCTACATCTGGAGCCCTCTCAATGACAAGAAGGAAGAGAATGTGTGGGTAGCTTCTTATGATAAAAATTACATTGATAATTCCTCCTACTGGGGCCCTGACGAGCCTAATGGTTACAGATATGAAAACTGTGCAGCGATACAGCGAGAGGGCCTTATTGACGATGACTGTGCCTGGAAGAGATGTTCACTTTGTACATTTACTGAACCCCAGAGATTTTCCTTACTCGGCAGTTGTGAACCAGAACTCCGTAATGTTTACTTTGTGGCATATCAGGAAGAATATGGTGGCTTGATCTTCAGGAGCTACGGATCGAATCACATTAAGAAAGTGAATGGAACTTGGATATACATCAATGCAGTGCAAAACTACACCATAGCTAAAATGGAACCATTTGATCCTGACTTTCCAATGGGTCGTAGATGGTGGCAGCTGGAGAGAGAAGTGTGTGGCCAGGAAAGTGGTGGTCGACGTCGCATGCTGCTCACACCTTGTCGCTCTGAACATTATACATGTGACgatggcacctgcatccctcacCACTACCGGTGTGATCTTAAATATGACTGTAGAGATCGAAGTGACGAACTGGATTGTGAACTCATCTTGTTCCCCCAAGACTACCATCAGAACTTGCCTCCGAGGGTGCCAGGGAAGGAAGACTCGAAGCTCCCTGTTATTATAAACGTTGTTATAAAATCTATAGACGTCCAAACAGTGCAAATGTCCATGAAATTATCTtatgaaatagagatgatttggtTTGATAACAGGCTTCAATATTATAATCTTAAATCAAATGCCAGTCTGAACAGCCCACGTCTAGACACAATGATGAAGTTGTGGTCCCCACTGGTGAAACTACTCAATACAGACACCATCGATCAAGCACTGTTGGCCATAGACGCCAACACTCTCATTGAAAGACGAACTGCAGCGTTGGGCAGGGACGAAGGTGCAGCGGGTGAAGGTTAG
- the LOC128694482 gene encoding organic cation transporter protein isoform X3, producing the protein MSSSLGLEDEPCTEWDFDTSVFTSTLTSEFSLVCKRDHLRATYQSIYMMGTIFSPLLAGYLADRYGRWRVVLVMQLVTSTIVISLCFIHSFTFIVVARFVLGTVNLPTLFILALEVCEPKNRGLVGIVMGLPWALGTMLWGALAYCIREWRWLQAAVSFPILLTLIPTYFIDESPRWLIVNGHYDKALKVLEKASRWNKVSLPPEEDLRALMRNIQEESATAATAKESVQEGSEKFFKKLSRFLSLPGLLSNRVITVVTVIVCLDYFTASLVFDGLNLSGDNYSADPFLYIVLGGLMEVPGYTITGPIIDRWGRRVPTALSFIICSILLLTLTFIPSGLSWLVVTLALAGKVCISGAFQLIYVYGSELFPTEVRLQGLGAASVSAQLASVILPYITTYLGPLVPWAPSVIFSSMSLMAGVTSMVLHETAGEVLPDTITDLKNIGSRRNQEKNAESTEIEQTRF; encoded by the exons ATGTCATCCTCGCTGGGTCTGGAGGATGAGCCTTGCACTGAGTGGGACTTCGACACCTCAGTCTTCACCAGCACTCTCACTTCTGAG TTCTCGCTCGTGTGTAAACGAGACCACCTCAGAGCCACATACCAAAGTATCTACATGATGGGTACCATCTTCAGCCCTCTGCTTGCCGGCTACCTCGCTGACAG gtacgGACGCTGgcgggtggtgttagtgatgcaaCTCGTGACATCGACTATAGTCATAAGTCTATGTTTCATACACAGCTTCACCTTTATCGTTGTCGCCCGCTTCGTCTTGGGCACCGTTAACCTCCCCACCCTCTTCATCCTCG ctctGGAGGTGTGTGAGCCCAAGAACAGAGGCCTGGTGGGTATCGTGATGGGACTGCCCTGGGCGCTGGGTACTATGCTCTGGGGTGCTCTGGCTTACTGCATTCGTGAGTGGAGGTGGCTACAGGCTGCTGTGTCCTTCCCAATCCTGCTCACTCTCATCCCTACTTA TTTTATAGACGAGTCTCCACGCTGGCTTATCGTTAACGGACACTACGACAAGGCCCTAAAGGTACTGGAAAAAGCATCCCGCTGGAACAAGGTCTCACTACctcctgaagaggacctcagagcCCTCATGAGGAACATACAAGAAGAG TCGGCGACGGCTGCCACGGCGAAGGAGTCAGTCCAGGAAGGTTCTGAGAAGTTCTTCAAAAAACTCTCCAGGTTCCTGAGTCTCCCAGGTCTTCtcag TAACCGTGTCATCACTGTGGTCACCGTAATAGTGTGCTTGGACTACTTCACCGCCTCGTTGGTGTTCGACGGACTTAACCTGAGCGGTGACAACTACAGTGCCGACCCCTTCCTCTACATCGTGCTGGGGGGACTGATGGAGGTGCCAGGGTACACTATCACTGGCCCAATCATCGACCGCTGGGGCAGGAGAGTGCCCACTGCCCTTAGTTTCATTATCTGTAGCATCCTCCTCCTAACACTTACCTTCATTCCTTCTG GCTTGTCTTGGCTGGTGGTGACTCTAGCCCTGGCTGGCAAGGTGTGTATCAGCGGAGCCTTCCAGCTCATCTACGTCTACGGCTCAGAACTCTTCCCTACAGAAGTCCGACTCCAAGGCCTAGGAGCTGCCTCCGTCTCCGCCCAACTAGCTTCTGTCATCCTGCCgtacatcaccacctacctg GGGCCTCTGGTTCCTTGGGCGCCGTCAGTAATATTCTCGTCGATGTCACTGATGGCGGGTGTGACCTCCATGGTTCTACATGAGACAGCAGGCGAGGTGCTACCTGACACCATCACAGACCTCAAAAACATCGGATCACGCAGGAATCAAGA AAAAAATGCTGAATCCACAGAAATAGAGCAAACACGATTTTAA
- the LOC128694482 gene encoding organic cation transporter protein isoform X1, whose translation MSNNSKFDDLLTQLGTSKWNIIYFLAASFWVLLVPPQFISGVYLAPAVNYTCRPPESEEIVQISKDSCYYSTNMSSSLGLEDEPCTEWDFDTSVFTSTLTSEFSLVCKRDHLRATYQSIYMMGTIFSPLLAGYLADRYGRWRVVLVMQLVTSTIVISLCFIHSFTFIVVARFVLGTVNLPTLFILALEVCEPKNRGLVGIVMGLPWALGTMLWGALAYCIREWRWLQAAVSFPILLTLIPTYFIDESPRWLIVNGHYDKALKVLEKASRWNKVSLPPEEDLRALMRNIQEESATAATAKESVQEGSEKFFKKLSRFLSLPGLLSNRVITVVTVIVCLDYFTASLVFDGLNLSGDNYSADPFLYIVLGGLMEVPGYTITGPIIDRWGRRVPTALSFIICSILLLTLTFIPSGLSWLVVTLALAGKVCISGAFQLIYVYGSELFPTEVRLQGLGAASVSAQLASVILPYITTYLGPLVPWAPSVIFSSMSLMAGVTSMVLHETAGEVLPDTITDLKNIGSRRNQEKNAESTEIEQTRF comes from the exons ATGAGCAACAACAGCAAGTTCGATGATCTTCTTACCCAGCTCGGCACTAGTAAATGGAACATTATATATTTCCTGGCTGCCTCCTTCT GGGTTTTGCTGGTGCCTCCACAGTTTATCAGTGGAGTATACCTGGCCCCAGCTGTCAACTACACCTGTCGCCCACCTGAATCAGAAGAAATCGTCCAGATATCCAA GGACTCATGCTACTACTCGACAAACATGTCATCCTCGCTGGGTCTGGAGGATGAGCCTTGCACTGAGTGGGACTTCGACACCTCAGTCTTCACCAGCACTCTCACTTCTGAG TTCTCGCTCGTGTGTAAACGAGACCACCTCAGAGCCACATACCAAAGTATCTACATGATGGGTACCATCTTCAGCCCTCTGCTTGCCGGCTACCTCGCTGACAG gtacgGACGCTGgcgggtggtgttagtgatgcaaCTCGTGACATCGACTATAGTCATAAGTCTATGTTTCATACACAGCTTCACCTTTATCGTTGTCGCCCGCTTCGTCTTGGGCACCGTTAACCTCCCCACCCTCTTCATCCTCG ctctGGAGGTGTGTGAGCCCAAGAACAGAGGCCTGGTGGGTATCGTGATGGGACTGCCCTGGGCGCTGGGTACTATGCTCTGGGGTGCTCTGGCTTACTGCATTCGTGAGTGGAGGTGGCTACAGGCTGCTGTGTCCTTCCCAATCCTGCTCACTCTCATCCCTACTTA TTTTATAGACGAGTCTCCACGCTGGCTTATCGTTAACGGACACTACGACAAGGCCCTAAAGGTACTGGAAAAAGCATCCCGCTGGAACAAGGTCTCACTACctcctgaagaggacctcagagcCCTCATGAGGAACATACAAGAAGAG TCGGCGACGGCTGCCACGGCGAAGGAGTCAGTCCAGGAAGGTTCTGAGAAGTTCTTCAAAAAACTCTCCAGGTTCCTGAGTCTCCCAGGTCTTCtcag TAACCGTGTCATCACTGTGGTCACCGTAATAGTGTGCTTGGACTACTTCACCGCCTCGTTGGTGTTCGACGGACTTAACCTGAGCGGTGACAACTACAGTGCCGACCCCTTCCTCTACATCGTGCTGGGGGGACTGATGGAGGTGCCAGGGTACACTATCACTGGCCCAATCATCGACCGCTGGGGCAGGAGAGTGCCCACTGCCCTTAGTTTCATTATCTGTAGCATCCTCCTCCTAACACTTACCTTCATTCCTTCTG GCTTGTCTTGGCTGGTGGTGACTCTAGCCCTGGCTGGCAAGGTGTGTATCAGCGGAGCCTTCCAGCTCATCTACGTCTACGGCTCAGAACTCTTCCCTACAGAAGTCCGACTCCAAGGCCTAGGAGCTGCCTCCGTCTCCGCCCAACTAGCTTCTGTCATCCTGCCgtacatcaccacctacctg GGGCCTCTGGTTCCTTGGGCGCCGTCAGTAATATTCTCGTCGATGTCACTGATGGCGGGTGTGACCTCCATGGTTCTACATGAGACAGCAGGCGAGGTGCTACCTGACACCATCACAGACCTCAAAAACATCGGATCACGCAGGAATCAAGA AAAAAATGCTGAATCCACAGAAATAGAGCAAACACGATTTTAA
- the LOC128694482 gene encoding organic cation transporter protein isoform X2: protein MIFLPSSALVNGTLYISWLPPSGFCWCLHSLSVEYTWPQLSTTPVAHLNQKKSSRYPRTHATTRQTCHPRWVWRMSLALSGTSTPQSSPALSLLRYGRWRVVLVMQLVTSTIVISLCFIHSFTFIVVARFVLGTVNLPTLFILALEVCEPKNRGLVGIVMGLPWALGTMLWGALAYCIREWRWLQAAVSFPILLTLIPTYFIDESPRWLIVNGHYDKALKVLEKASRWNKVSLPPEEDLRALMRNIQEESATAATAKESVQEGSEKFFKKLSRFLSLPGLLSNRVITVVTVIVCLDYFTASLVFDGLNLSGDNYSADPFLYIVLGGLMEVPGYTITGPIIDRWGRRVPTALSFIICSILLLTLTFIPSGLSWLVVTLALAGKVCISGAFQLIYVYGSELFPTEVRLQGLGAASVSAQLASVILPYITTYLGPLVPWAPSVIFSSMSLMAGVTSMVLHETAGEVLPDTITDLKNIGSRRNQEKNAESTEIEQTRF, encoded by the exons ATGATCTTCTTACCCAGCTCGGCACTAGTAAATGGAACATTATATATTTCCTGGCTGCCTCCTTCT GGGTTTTGCTGGTGCCTCCACAGTTTATCAGTGGAGTATACCTGGCCCCAGCTGTCAACTACACCTGTCGCCCACCTGAATCAGAAGAAATCGTCCAGATATCCAA GGACTCATGCTACTACTCGACAAACATGTCATCCTCGCTGGGTCTGGAGGATGAGCCTTGCACTGAGTGGGACTTCGACACCTCAGTCTTCACCAGCACTCTCACTTCTGAG gtacgGACGCTGgcgggtggtgttagtgatgcaaCTCGTGACATCGACTATAGTCATAAGTCTATGTTTCATACACAGCTTCACCTTTATCGTTGTCGCCCGCTTCGTCTTGGGCACCGTTAACCTCCCCACCCTCTTCATCCTCG ctctGGAGGTGTGTGAGCCCAAGAACAGAGGCCTGGTGGGTATCGTGATGGGACTGCCCTGGGCGCTGGGTACTATGCTCTGGGGTGCTCTGGCTTACTGCATTCGTGAGTGGAGGTGGCTACAGGCTGCTGTGTCCTTCCCAATCCTGCTCACTCTCATCCCTACTTA TTTTATAGACGAGTCTCCACGCTGGCTTATCGTTAACGGACACTACGACAAGGCCCTAAAGGTACTGGAAAAAGCATCCCGCTGGAACAAGGTCTCACTACctcctgaagaggacctcagagcCCTCATGAGGAACATACAAGAAGAG TCGGCGACGGCTGCCACGGCGAAGGAGTCAGTCCAGGAAGGTTCTGAGAAGTTCTTCAAAAAACTCTCCAGGTTCCTGAGTCTCCCAGGTCTTCtcag TAACCGTGTCATCACTGTGGTCACCGTAATAGTGTGCTTGGACTACTTCACCGCCTCGTTGGTGTTCGACGGACTTAACCTGAGCGGTGACAACTACAGTGCCGACCCCTTCCTCTACATCGTGCTGGGGGGACTGATGGAGGTGCCAGGGTACACTATCACTGGCCCAATCATCGACCGCTGGGGCAGGAGAGTGCCCACTGCCCTTAGTTTCATTATCTGTAGCATCCTCCTCCTAACACTTACCTTCATTCCTTCTG GCTTGTCTTGGCTGGTGGTGACTCTAGCCCTGGCTGGCAAGGTGTGTATCAGCGGAGCCTTCCAGCTCATCTACGTCTACGGCTCAGAACTCTTCCCTACAGAAGTCCGACTCCAAGGCCTAGGAGCTGCCTCCGTCTCCGCCCAACTAGCTTCTGTCATCCTGCCgtacatcaccacctacctg GGGCCTCTGGTTCCTTGGGCGCCGTCAGTAATATTCTCGTCGATGTCACTGATGGCGGGTGTGACCTCCATGGTTCTACATGAGACAGCAGGCGAGGTGCTACCTGACACCATCACAGACCTCAAAAACATCGGATCACGCAGGAATCAAGA AAAAAATGCTGAATCCACAGAAATAGAGCAAACACGATTTTAA